The Cervus elaphus chromosome 32, mCerEla1.1, whole genome shotgun sequence genome window below encodes:
- the DEFB109B gene encoding LOW QUALITY PROTEIN: putative beta-defensin 109B (The sequence of the model RefSeq protein was modified relative to this genomic sequence to represent the inferred CDS: deleted 2 bases in 1 codon), whose protein sequence is MLTLLSSSCCSPVRLHLLLSALFLSLTLLSPVRSGFSSAENHCLNVNGVCRKDTCKLIEDVLGTCRRSWRCCRAWWILLPVPMPIIYSDYEAPHKKMQNET, encoded by the exons ATGCTGACGCTCCTTTCCTCCAGCTGCTGTTCACCCGTGAGGCTCCACCTGCTGCTCTCTGCGCTCTTCTTATCC TTGACCCTCTTATCCCCAG TAAGAAGTGGATTTTCATCTGCAGAAAACCACTGTCTCAATGTGAATGGTGTTTGCAGAAAAGACACCTGCAAATTGATAGAGGATGTGCTTGGTACCTGCCGAAGAAGCTGGAGATGCTGTCGTGCCTGGTGGATTCTTTTGCCAGTTCCAATGCCCATTATCTATTCAGATTATGAAGCACCCCATAAGAAGATGCAAAATGAAACTTGA